The nucleotide window ctacccgagatccgccggttttgacaccgacattggtgctttcattgagagttcctttgtgttgtcacctttaggcctgatggctcctcCAATCATCAACAACGACGCGGtacagggtgagacctttctccccggacagatcttcgtattcgacagctttgcactgcgggccaattcgcttggccatgtggagcagattgaaagctacgcccctggccatcaggtcagatttggaagtttgaactacacggctgacatccgcggagacttgatcttcgacagattcgagccacagctgagcacgccgcactgtcacgatgggcatgatttagctttgccgccgaacagtgccctggggGCCGCACCCGTATCCGCTCCGACCCTTATctcggagccaaccgcgccgatcgaggatgagtggctagacaccgcctcgggggctgcagtctcagcggcgattgagccgaacaccagccttaTCCTCTGCGAAACCCGTGACTCCAGGGTGCCGggctcttttccggactccgaatccttcgtgcccctgccaatcgaatctgattgggcgccgatcatggaattcaccgccgcggatatctttcagcactcgcccttcggcgacattctgaattcactaaggtctctctctttgtcaggagagccctggccagactatggccaacaggattgggatgcgaacgacgaacaaattcgacgcccacccaccacccacttcgtagcaactatcgatgatttaaccgacatgctcgacttcgactccgaagacatcgacggtatggacggcgatgtaggagacgaacatgaaccagcgcctataggtcactggacagccaccccatcctatgatgtatacatggtggacacacccaaaggaaacGACGAGGAAGAACGGGATGACGCGACGAAGGGTCATTCCTCCGAAAAGCAGCCAAAGAGGCGGCGTAAGCACCGCTCCAAGCCTCACCCCGACAAAGACAGCgctcatacagacccagccacaGAGCAGGGCGAGCCGGCGAATGATGAACATAGCATCAAGCAACCATCCGAACAAgacaacttggataaacaaaccgcacaacccgtccccggcgaagataacagtccggacgacctcacgccggacAAGTTCCTAAAACAGGaaaacctccacaaaaggctcgccGCCACAATGCGTAGCCTGAAAAaccagaagcggaagctcaaaaccgtggaagatgcactccggatcagatggagcaaagtactcaacaccgcagacaaatacggcgatagtcgccacacaaagagctacccaaagcgaaagctactgcccgaatttgatgaggaggccctagagccccaaaaatcaaaaaataaggaagccacccggtcggatagacgaccccatggccaacATAGAGCTGCATATGGCGCCGCACACAAACCAACACGCGATCCACCCAAGGATTTGCATCAAAAGGATGGCCCAGCCAGGTCTCTCTATGGGCCAAGAaggcaagctctagtaagcaatgtgACGCAACAAATATCTGAACaacacggcacacccaaatacaggggtgccgcacaccccctctgtttcaccgatgaggtgctggaccatgaatttccagcgggatttaagcccgtaaacatagaggcgtatgacggaacaacagaccctagagtctggattgaggattatatcctccacatacacatggccagaggagatgacctccatgtcataaaatacttgcccctcaagctcaaagggccagcccggcattggcttaaaggccttcctgaaaacaccattggaagttgggaagagctcgaggatgcttttcgggcaaattttcaagggacctatgtccgacctccggatgcagacgatttaagccATATAACttaacagcccggagagtcagcccggaaactctggaacagatttcttactaaaaagaaccagatagtcgactgttcggacaccgaagccttagcagctttcaaacacaacgttcgagacgaatggctcgccagacacctcggccaagaaaagccaagaacaatggccgcattaacaagcctcatgacccacttttacgcgggagaggacagctggttggcaagatgcagcaccagcgacccaagtacatccgaagtcagggatggaaacgggaaaccgcgacgcaacaaggaacAACGCCGGAATAAGGAAAACAGCTCAAAGAGCACGGCAGTcgatgccggattcaaaagctctcggcagaatcagaaaaagctgcccctcaaggataacagggacgagctatctaacctaaacaaaatcttggataagatatgtcaaatccacagcacccctgggaagcctgcaaaccatacccacagagaatgttgggtcttcaagcaatccggccaactcaatgccgaacacaaggggatcgacacaccaagtgaggacgatgacgaaccccacaagcagagcaccgggaaacaaaagaatttccaacacgaagtcaaaacagtaaacttacttcacgtgacaaAAGGGGAAATAGAGTGGCGCCTATAGAGATACGTGCCATACGGCCTACCCCGAAGGAGTCTCGCCactggttgttaaaaccgatcaccttcgaccatcgggattactctagaagtatccggaatgCAGGTTGGACTGCCTTAGTATTAGATCCGATAATCGACGGACTCCACTTTACacaagtcctgatggacggcggcagtggtctaaacctgctatatcaggacacagtccgcaaaatggggatggacccaacaaaaattcgccatagcaacacttcctttcaaggagtaacgccaggcccgaaGGCCCATTGCATGGGTTCCCTCctgctagaagttatgttcggctcccccgataacttccgccgccaaaagctaaccttccacatcgccccattttcaagtagctatcaagcactactgggacgtgaggctttcgcccgctttaacgcaataccgcattatgcatctcttacacttaagatgcccggtccacgaggcaccATCTCACTAAAGGGAAATATCGAGTGTTCCTCGCGCGCGGAAGAAtatgcggctgccttgacagccacACATTAAAACAGCTTCAGCAACAAAAGCATctaacaggtcattaagaccacggacacggctaggcGAGTCCGGAACAAACATATAATTGATAAAGGTTCAGTAACCGTACACCCCTATACCAGGGGCTCCGCGTATGTAAAATAAGCGGCAATAAGGCTCAATTTTACCCGTCTTGaattatactttgtttatttagtacaACGTACATTCCGCACGACtattcctttttctttttttagctaagttcctctcttttacagatgaacaccatgctacgcccgtccaagacacggcacaatggagatacaggcacagacgtgcagcagggacccgcctccaggattctttttagattaagaccctgcgtaaacctttcttactgtctcttgttgatacacatcccccggattctcagtataaccgaggaggaggctggcatcttggcatgtggccacgtcagaattttgcacgtacctggacaccaggggcttattatcAAGGGCATCGCTCAGCCCGTTtttcataaagaccgaataccttagggagtgttcgacgtcgcgagtttggccttatatgcatcagctccgaatcatgtctttggtcaaatgttgggtttgcccggctcctgtatttttctgccttatgttccgctctatcggctaaggcggcaccaggagaactactgtgattgtgccccggttcagccaggcgagcacctcagtagagaaagccaaaaactgactgtcatgatatagcgtgagactggtcaaccactcgatgacctattggaatcttcgtgattcctccgcattaacgaagggccgtttcccggccaggcacacaTGCGCCTAGAGTTCGGGCGAGCgcggcgccaccaggggctatatagtagcctcactgtcaaactcctatggtcaagtgaaagtgataaagcattatagtccggttgcctagttctctgcgctatcacctccttcatggaccaagacgttggatcaagtgtgaaaatgcgccttctgcgaacacccccgcattatatgcgtgggggctgaagccgacgactgccatctttcaggttatatacacatatacattaacggccgcacaggaggtattttaattcttgaaggcacaagtataaaaaagctTTTACATTCcgtcaaaatattgttttacaataatacatGTTATTCGAacatagtatccttcgagcactgcgtctctattaaacgagcgccttgcagaacttcctgaaaatagttctcggcaggtactcggcttccgtCCGAGTATtaggatgcaacagcggtggcctccatctc belongs to Triticum urartu cultivar G1812 chromosome 7, Tu2.1, whole genome shotgun sequence and includes:
- the LOC125519062 gene encoding uncharacterized protein LOC125519062, which codes for MANIELHMAPHTNQHAIHPRICIKRMAQPEIRAIRPTPKESRHWLLKPITFDHRDYSRSIRNAGWTALVLDPIIDGLHFTQVLMDGGSGLNLLYQDTVRKMGMDPTKIRHSNTSFQGVTPGPKAHCMGSLLLEVMFGSPDNFRRQKLTFHIAPFSSSYQALLGREAFARFNAIPHYASLTLKMPGPRGTISLKGNIEPRTRLGESGTNI